Proteins from a genomic interval of Arvicanthis niloticus isolate mArvNil1 chromosome 26, mArvNil1.pat.X, whole genome shotgun sequence:
- the Cd3e gene encoding T-cell surface glycoprotein CD3 epsilon chain, with protein sequence MRWNAFCGVLGLSLLAIGTCQEDPEDIDDWVQKQYKVSISGTSVELTCPLESEDSLRWEKDDRILPDKTDKRLVLKKFSEVEDSGYYVCYVENTKKKTKYLYLKARVCENCVEVDLTTVAVIIIVDICITLGLLMVIYYWSKNKKAKAKPVTRGTGAGGRPRGQNKERPPPVPNPDYEPIRKGQRDLYSGLNQRAI encoded by the exons ATGCGGTGGAACGCTTTCTGCGGTGTTCTGGGCCTCAGCCTCTTAGCGA TTGGCACTTGCCAGGAAG ATCCCGAGGACATTG aTGATTGGGTGCAGAAAC AATATAAAGTCTCCATCTCAGGAACCAGTGTAGAGTTGACATGCCCTCTAGAGAGTGAAGACAGCTTAAGATGGGAAAAAGATGACCGAATACTGCCTGATAAGACTGATAAGCGACTGGTGTTAAAGAAATTCTCAGAAGTCGAGGACAGTGGCTACTATGTCTGCTAtgtggaaaacacaaagaaaaaaaccaagtaCCTGTATCTGAAAGCTAGAG TGTGTGAGAACTGCGTGGAAGTGGACCTGACCACAGTAGCCGTAATCATCATTGTCGACATCTGTATCACTCTGGGTTTGCTGATGGTCATTTATTACTGGAGCAAGAATAAGAAGGCCAAGGCCAAGCCTGTGACCAGAGGAACCGGTGCTGGTGGCAGGCCCAGAG ggcAGAACAAGGAGCGGCCACCACCTGTTCCCAACCCAGACTATGAG CCCATCCGCAAAGGCCAACGGGACCTGTATTCTGGCCTGAATCAGAGAGCAATCTGA